The DNA region AGCTCTGGCTGCTTTTATCACCGCTGGACCCGACGTATTCAGCATGCCAAAGATTGCGTTTTATCCCACTTTATTAGTAGCGCCCCTCCTTTTTTCGCTCTCGTATTATGGCTCTGTGAAGATAATGGAAGGGAAAGATGTGACATAAATGCGGTCGTTGGACTGTGCAACTTAGGAAGTGGAATTTAACTAGAATAGCCAGCGCGGATCCCTAATGAACATAAAATCCCTAGGTCAACCGCGCCACTAACCATATCAAGGGGTGTAAGAGCTTATGGATATAAAATGAAGTATAACAGAAAGTCAAATTTAGGAGGTTCGCATAAGAGGGCGGCTGGGCCCATCGCACCCCTTCTGGGCGCGAGCAATAGCAGGAGAACCTCCGCTTAAATCTCACTATTCCCTCGTTCGCTGTGTCAATTCAGCTGCGATCATCGAAATAACAGGAGAAATTCCGTCTAAATCCTATTTTCTCCGACCTCCTCGTCTTCGCCGCTTGAACCGCCTAATGCTTGGCGGCCCCTTTTCGTTCGGAAAACTCGCTCACTGTGGCGCATTTTACCTAATCACCCCAAAGTCCCACGCAAACATTCACTCCACTTGAAACTGTTTTACATGCAAATAAGACATATTGAACAAGTTTCAAATGTCAAGATTGAATTAGGCGGGTTTCAGGATTATAATAGACCTACTTATGAGGTTGTATCAATTTTTAAATAATAAAATAATAGATTGCTGGTTGTAGAAGGGAGAAGCATTATATAATGAGAAAACTATCTATCTTTTTAACGATGGCTCTCTCGGCCGTCGTCTTGCTATCAGGATGCGGGTCGAGTGGTTCAAAAGGAGGATCGGACACGTTTAAGGTTGGGATGGAGGCGGGTTACGCTCCTTTTAACTGGACTCAAATGGACGATTCTAATGGAGCGGTCAAGATGGAAGGGAATGCTGAATTTGCGGGCGGTTATGATGTGGAGATTGCTAAAAGAATTGCGGAAGGTTTGGGCAAGGAGCTGGTGATCGTCAAAACGGAGTGGACAGGTTTGCCGCCCGCGGTAACGTCGGGTAAAATTGACGCAATTGTGGCGGGCATGTCGCCAACTCCCGACCGAATGGAAACGATTGACTTTTCAGATAATTACTATCAATCTGATTTGGTAATGGTTGTGAAAACAGGCGGGAAATTTGAAAATGCCAAGACGCTTGATGATTTTAATGGGGCGAAAGTGACGGCGCAATTGAATACGTTCCACTATAGTGTGATTGAGCAAATTGAAGGGGTCAACAAGCAAACGGCAATGGACGATTTCCCTGCAATGCGGGTTGCTCTTGAGTCAGGTGTGATTGACGCCTATGTTTCGGAGCGTCCCGAGGGACTCAGCGCATCTGCCGCTAATTCAAACTTTAAAATGGTTGAGCTTGAAGAAGGTTTTGTCACCGCTAAGGACGAAACGGCCATTGCTGTCGGAATTAAGAAAGACAGCGAGTTAACGGACAAAATTAATGAAATTTTAGCTGGGATTTCAGAAGAAGAACGAACAGAAATTATGAATATGGCGATTAAGAATCAACCAGCAGCAAAATAAATAATAAAATGAAGCCGGCTGCGAACGTAATGCGGTCGGTTTTGCTTTTTTAAAACTACATTTAGTAAATAGTCCCTTCTTTTATAAAAAAAGGGAAGTAGGGAAAGAAACTGCTTTAGGTGTTAGAGCCTCCGACCGATGATCACACAGATGAAGCGAAAATCTGGATGTAGGTTACGCTGAGGTGGTAATGGATAGGAGGATAGAAATGAGTT from Ammoniphilus oxalaticus includes:
- a CDS encoding transporter substrate-binding domain-containing protein, which codes for MRKLSIFLTMALSAVVLLSGCGSSGSKGGSDTFKVGMEAGYAPFNWTQMDDSNGAVKMEGNAEFAGGYDVEIAKRIAEGLGKELVIVKTEWTGLPPAVTSGKIDAIVAGMSPTPDRMETIDFSDNYYQSDLVMVVKTGGKFENAKTLDDFNGAKVTAQLNTFHYSVIEQIEGVNKQTAMDDFPAMRVALESGVIDAYVSERPEGLSASAANSNFKMVELEEGFVTAKDETAIAVGIKKDSELTDKINEILAGISEEERTEIMNMAIKNQPAAK